The proteins below come from a single Rosa rugosa chromosome 2, drRosRugo1.1, whole genome shotgun sequence genomic window:
- the LOC133733870 gene encoding uncharacterized protein LOC133733870 codes for MPSLSNIYLLAYNSAQAIAWAVCLSLSLSSVLSTKGVNGAYASAGNLIYLCQMVAFLEVIHGAIGLVPSGVVIPLMQWAGRTNCIFVMRQTHEVQQLPAVFITFVAWSISEVIRYPNYALNCIGSCPPWLTYLRYSAFLVLYPPGMGGETWIMYRALPFLKKYSFSYYTFLMVVLFCYPILCLKVYLHMVKQRRSKLGKQDKKKKKR; via the exons ATGCCTTCTCTATCCAACATCTATCTCTTGGCCTACAACTCTGCTCAGGCCATTGCATG GGCAGTTTGTCTCTCTCTAAGCTTGAGCAGTGTGCTGTCCACCAAGGGGGTCAATGGAGCCTATGCTTCTGCTGGAAACCTCATCT ATTTGTGCCAGATGGTTGCGTTCTTGGAAGTTATACACGGAGCCATTG GTCTGGTGCCGAGTGGAGTGGTGATTCCTCTGATGCAATGGGCAGGGAGGACAAACTGTATTTTTGTAATGCGTCAAACCCATGAG GTCCAACAGTTGCCAGCAGTCTTTATAACTTTTGTTGCATGGAGCATCAGTGAG GTTATTAGATATCCAAACTACGCTTTGAATTGCATCGGAAGTTGTCCGCCTTGGCTTACTTATCTCAG GTACTCTGCATTCCTTGTCTTGTATCCTCCTGGGATGGGTGGTGAAA CCTGGATTATGTACCGTGCACTTCCATTTTTGAAGAAGTACTCCTTCAGCTATTATACTTTTCTGATG GTTGTGCTTTTCTGCTACCCTATCCTGTGTTTGAAAGTTTACCTGCATATGGTCAAGCAACGGCGATCAAAGCTGGGTAAACaagacaagaagaagaagaagaggtga
- the LOC133731909 gene encoding aquaporin TIP1-2-like, which produces MPISSIAVGHPAEFGSVDALRAALAEFISVLIFVFAGSGSGVAFAELTNNASTTPAGLIAAAVAHAFALFVAVAIAANISGGHVNPAVTFGAFLGGNITLVRSILYWIAQLLGSVVACLLLKVATNGMTISAFSLSTGVGVWNALVLEIVMTFGLVYTVYATAIDKRSAGNISIIAPIAIGFIVGANILVGGAFDGASMNPAVSFGPAVVSWSWENHWVYWLGPFLGAAIAALIYDWIFIGPATHEPLPTTDYS; this is translated from the exons ATGCCGATTTCTAGTATTGCAGTGGGACACCCGGCTGAGTTCGGGAGCGTCGACGCTCTCAGAGCAGCTCTTGCTGAGTTTATCTCCGTCCTCATCTTTGTTTTCGCTGGCTCGGGTTCAGGCGTAGCTTTCG CCGAGCTCACTAACAATGCATCAACAACACCCGCCGGCCTTATAGCCGCGGCCGTGGCCCACGCCTTTGCCCTTTTCGTGGCGGTTGCCATAGCTGCAAACATCTCCGGCGGTCATGTTAACCCCGCTGTCACATTCGGTGCCTTCCTTGGCGGCAACATCACTCTCGTAAGGAGTATCTTGTACTGGATTGCCCAGCTGCTCGGATCCGTTGTTGCTTGCTTGCTCCTCAAGGTTGCAACCAATGGAATG ACTATCTCTGCTTTCTCCCTGTCGACTGGTGTTGGAGTATGGAACGCATTGGTGCTCGAAATCGTGATGACCTTCGGTTTGGTCTACACCGTGTACGCAACTGCCATCGACAAAAGGTCCGCCGGAAACATCAGCATAATTGCACCAATTGCCATTGGTTTCATTGTTGGTGCTAACATCTTGGTCGGTGGTGCTTTCGATGGTGCTTCAATGAACCCAGCAGTCTCCTTCGGACCCGCTGTCGTCAGCTGGTCCTGGGAAAACCACTGGGTATACTGGCTCGGCCCATTCCTTGGTGCCGCCATTGCTGCCCTCATCTACGACTGGATCTTCATCGGCCCAGCCACCCACGAGCCACTACCCACCACAGACTACTCCTAA
- the LOC133734173 gene encoding uncharacterized protein LOC133734173 isoform X1: MFLVFWWEKYGTQTPELMYFATRVLSLTCSASGCERNWSTFEMIHTKKRNRLEHKRMHALVYVKYNIALKDRTLKRNATMADPIVVEEIESDDEWITEIEDPVLPLDPHWLEDNVEDLTLNDGAVRNVPIGTYQSTLINREPPPHVQSPPREPIPPREPTPPREPTPTPPREPTPSLDEPIVLYKRKSSEGASSSKRKAPRKSMRLDDIADDRIRINPYDETNPLFEHHGDDSDEGYSDGGDSDGSDSLDGDLLIDEDDDFQG, from the exons ATGTTCTTAGTGTTTTGGTGGGAAAAATATGGGACACAAACACCGGAGTTGATGTATTTTGCTACTCGGGTCCTTTCCCTTACTTGTAGTGCATCGGGGTGTGAGAGGAATTGGAGTACTTTTGAAATG ATTCATACTAAAAAGAGGAATAGACTTGAACACAAGAGGATGCATGCTTTAGTCTATGTGAAATATAATATTGCTCTAAAAGATAGGACTTTGAAAAGGAATGCTACAATGGCCGATCCTATTGTAGTGGAAGAAATTGAATCTGATGATGAATGGATAACAGAGATAGAGGATCCGGTTCTTCCCCTCGATCCACATTGGCTTGAGGACAATGTGGAAGATCTAACATTGAATGATGGGGCGGTAAGAAATGTGCCAATTGGTACATATCAAAGTACCCTAATTAATAGAGAGCCTCCTCCTCATGTGCAATCTCCTCCTCGTGAGCCTATTCCTCCTCGTGAGCCTACTCCTCCCCGTGAGCCTACTCCTACTCCTCCCCGTGAGCCTACTCCTTCTCTTGATGAGCCTATTGTTTTATACAAAAGGAAATCTAGTGAAGGAGCAAGTTCAA GTAAAAGAAAGGCTCCAAGGAAATCAATGCGTCTTGATGACATTGCGGATGACCGTATTAGAATTAATCCATATGATGAGACCAATCCTCTCTTTGAGCACCATGGTGATGATAGTGATGAAGGTTATAGTGATGGAGGTGATAGTGATGGTAGTGATAGTTTGGATGGTGATCTTCTAattgatgaggatgatgatttccaaggatga
- the LOC133734173 gene encoding uncharacterized protein LOC133734173 isoform X2, producing MYFATRVLSLTCSASGCERNWSTFEMIHTKKRNRLEHKRMHALVYVKYNIALKDRTLKRNATMADPIVVEEIESDDEWITEIEDPVLPLDPHWLEDNVEDLTLNDGAVRNVPIGTYQSTLINREPPPHVQSPPREPIPPREPTPPREPTPTPPREPTPSLDEPIVLYKRKSSEGASSSKRKAPRKSMRLDDIADDRIRINPYDETNPLFEHHGDDSDEGYSDGGDSDGSDSLDGDLLIDEDDDFQG from the exons ATGTATTTTGCTACTCGGGTCCTTTCCCTTACTTGTAGTGCATCGGGGTGTGAGAGGAATTGGAGTACTTTTGAAATG ATTCATACTAAAAAGAGGAATAGACTTGAACACAAGAGGATGCATGCTTTAGTCTATGTGAAATATAATATTGCTCTAAAAGATAGGACTTTGAAAAGGAATGCTACAATGGCCGATCCTATTGTAGTGGAAGAAATTGAATCTGATGATGAATGGATAACAGAGATAGAGGATCCGGTTCTTCCCCTCGATCCACATTGGCTTGAGGACAATGTGGAAGATCTAACATTGAATGATGGGGCGGTAAGAAATGTGCCAATTGGTACATATCAAAGTACCCTAATTAATAGAGAGCCTCCTCCTCATGTGCAATCTCCTCCTCGTGAGCCTATTCCTCCTCGTGAGCCTACTCCTCCCCGTGAGCCTACTCCTACTCCTCCCCGTGAGCCTACTCCTTCTCTTGATGAGCCTATTGTTTTATACAAAAGGAAATCTAGTGAAGGAGCAAGTTCAA GTAAAAGAAAGGCTCCAAGGAAATCAATGCGTCTTGATGACATTGCGGATGACCGTATTAGAATTAATCCATATGATGAGACCAATCCTCTCTTTGAGCACCATGGTGATGATAGTGATGAAGGTTATAGTGATGGAGGTGATAGTGATGGTAGTGATAGTTTGGATGGTGATCTTCTAattgatgaggatgatgatttccaaggatga